In Dysgonomonadaceae bacterium PH5-43, the genomic stretch ACCCGTTGATATTATTATATTCATCTTTTCGGGAGTATCGTTAGTTAAGTATTCAATAGGAATGCTAAGGCGAGTCCAGTTATCAAAAGTTCCCTCTATAGCATATTCGCTTTTAGCAATTAATACACCAGTGCTACCCTCTAAAGGTTCTTCCATACCTAAAATGTATTTATCTCTATCGATAGCGTCTGCTGTTTCGCCTTTACCTGTTTTTATCTTCGACTTAAATTCTCCTTTCCACAGATAAGTAATCACCTTTGCCGCTTCATTAGGATTTTCTGTTCCTAATTGTCTTTTAATGTAAACAACAACAGAGTCGGGACGAGAAGTGAAATCCATTCCACCCAATACGCCTCCATCGCCTCCTGCTATATCTGTTAAACTTGCATACACCCACATTTTACCTAACGAAATAAATCCAGGAACATTAGCTCCCAGCTTGCCCAGTCCTACAAAATCGTTAGTTAATTTAGCACTAAAACTTGTAGAAACTACACCAGCTCTATCTTCATCTTTGAACACCAACTTCCTCATAAATCCGAATTGATAAACATTAGAAGCATTCCAACCTACAGGTTGCTCACCCACTACATTTTTACCATTAGGGAGACAATCTTCCCAGTCGGTAAAACTACCCGAAACTTGCTGCGCTTCAACATTAAAACAAAGCACCATAGCCATAAGGCTTCCTAACATAATTTTAAGTAAACGTCTATTCATTATTATACCTAATTAATAAAACAAGCCGCAAAGGTACAAAAAATGCATTCACAACCTAAATATCCTCTCTTTTGTTACACTTATAAACAACCAGTCTAAAGTTTAGAATTATGAACAAGGAAACAGAAAAGAATTATAGTTCAAACAGAAACTATAACATTGTGTGCGAAACAAACAAGGAGATTATGAACGAGTCTGTTCATAAAAGCGATGTACGAGAAGTATCGGACGAAGAGATTAAGCAAAACAATGCTTTGCTTAACCCTGACCCTAATTCGTTAGATAGAGGATAATCTCTTTAGTTTTTATCGCCTTCGAATATGAGTGTCTGTGTTGGGAATGCGAAATTCAGACCTGCACTATTAAAGCTCTGAAGTATTTCTAAATTTACATTTGAGGTGGTATTTTTAATATCACCTTTCTTTTCTATGTTGTAAACGAAAGTAATAATAAGAGCCGAATCAGCAAACTCAGAGAAGTGAGCAGTAAGATTTTTAGCATTAACGAACTCCACATTGTTAGGCACATTACGAAGTATGGCAAGAGCCTCGTTCATCTTCTCGGGTGTAGTATCGTAAGTTAATCCTATCTTTAACGTAACCCTTCTCATTGGTTCTGCCGATATGTTTACTATGCTGGCATCTGCAATTTTATAATTAGGGAATGTGATAAGGCGTTTATCGTAGTTTCTCATCTTTGTGCT encodes the following:
- a CDS encoding hypothetical protein (product_source=Hypo-rule applied; cleavage_site_network=SignalP-noTM; superfamily=81296), which translates into the protein MNRRLLKIMLGSLMAMVLCFNVEAQQVSGSFTDWEDCLPNGKNVVGEQPVGWNASNVYQFGFMRKLVFKDEDRAGVVSTSFSAKLTNDFVGLGKLGANVPGFISLGKMWVYASLTDIAGGDGGVLGGMDFTSRPDSVVVYIKRQLGTENPNEAAKVITYLWKGEFKSKIKTGKGETADAIDRDKYILGMEEPLEGSTGVLIAKSEYAIEGTFDNWTRLSIPIEYLTNDTPEKMNIIISTGNYWVREDIGKGNTLWVDDLELIYNPTNQNIVIDNNNVKVYSEDGRLYVSGNNNNEPIEVYNLQGVLLSKSYQEEIVVENLSRQ
- a CDS encoding hypothetical protein (product_source=Hypo-rule applied), with product MNKETEKNYSSNRNYNIVCETNKEIMNESVHKSDVREVSDEEIKQNNALLNPDPNSLDRG